The genomic region CTTCCGCGAGTGGAAAGATGAAGCGCCTCCGTTCGAAGAGGTGCTGCGCGACGTCCTCCGCCGCGACGTCCAGGACTCGACGCGCGACCACTCGCCCTTGCGCATGGCCGAAGGCGCGATCTACATCGATTCCACGATCCTGGGCATCGAAGAAGTGGTCGACGAGATGGTCCGGAGTCTTCCGAAGTGAAACAGATCCTGATCGCCCGCAGCGCGGGTTTTTGCTTCGGGGTCAAGCGCGCCATCTCGATCGCGAACGAGACGGCGACGAAAGGCGTCTCCGAAGGGGAGTCCGGATGCGGCCAGACGATCCGCTCGCTGGGGCCGCTGATTCATAATCCCCAGGTGGTCGAGGAGCTCGAGAAGAAGGGAGTCCGCGTCGTCGAGACCGTCGACGACGTCGACGGCGGGAAGGTGATCGTCCGTTCGCACGGCATCACGCGCTCCGACCGCGCCGCGCTCGACGCGAAAGGCGTCGGCATCATCGACGCCACCTGCCCCTTCGTCAACAAGGCCCAGGAGCACGCGCGCCAGCTCAGCTCCGAGGGGTACGCGGTCATCGTCGTCGGCGACGCCAATCACCCCGAGGTCAAGAGCATCATCAGCTACATCGCGCCGGGCGTGCCAATTCTCACCAACCTGGCCGAGCTTCGGGAGGGGACCGGGATCCGCAAGGCGGGGATCGTCGCCCAGACGACTCAGTCGTTCGAGAACCTGATGCAGTTCGTATCCGCCGCTCTCAAGGTCTTTCCCGAGGTCCGCGTCTTCAACACCATCTGCAACGCCACCGTGCTGCGCCAGAAGGAGTCGACCGCCGTGGCCGAAAAGGCCGACGTCATGGTGGTGCTCGGCGGATACAACAGCGCCAACACGTGCCGGCTGGCCGAGATCTGCCGGGAGATCAACCCGCGAACGCACCACGTCGAAACCGCGGACGAGCTGCCGGCGGGTTTCCTCGAGAACGTCTCAACCGTCGGCGTGACGGCGGGCGCATCGACACCTCAGTGGATCATCGAGGCGCTGATCGCGCGGATTCGCGAATTGTGGGCAGGCGAATCGATCCGGGTCGAGCATTATCAATAGGTTGTGCTAAACTTGATTCCATCCACCGACAGGAGTCCGGCATGAACGAGAACCCAACCAAGCCCGAAGTTTCCGAAGATCCGGCCGAGGCCGATTTCGCGACGCTCTGGGAGGAAAGCATCGAAGTCCCCGAGGAAGGCCACCTCATCCACGGGGTCGTGATCAAGATTCTCAAGGAATATGTGGCGGTCGACATCAACCGCAAGTCCGAGGGAATGCTTCCGATCTCCGATATTCCCCCCGAAGAGCTCGAGGGGCTGAAGCCGGGCGAACGGATCGACGTCATGGTCGAGCGCTACGACGGTCAGCAGGGCTTCGTGCTGCTCTCAAGGACCAAGGTGCTCAAGCTCCGCGTCTGGGACGACCTCCAGAAGGCGTTCGACGAAGGGACGCCGGTCGACGGCGTGCTGGTGGCCAAGGTCAAGGGCGGCTATACGGTCGATATCGGGGTCAAGACCTTCCTGCCGGGCAGCCAGGTCGACCTTCGCCCCGTGAAAGACACGGAAAACGTCGTGGGGCTCAAGGGCAAGTTCAAGATCCTCAAGTTCTCCCGGAAGAAGGCAAACGTCGTCGTGTCCCGCCGCGCCTGGCTCGAGCAGGAGCGCGAGGGGCTTCGGGCCGGCCTTCTCGACCACATGAAAGAAGGCGACATCGTCGAGGCGCGGGTCAAGAACATCACCGATTACGGGATGTTCATGGACCTCGGCGGTCTCGACGGCCTCATGCACATCACCGACATGAGCTACGGCAAGGTGTCGCACCCGAGCGAGCTCTTCAAGGTCGGCGACGCGCTCACGGTCAAGGTCATCCGCTTCGACCGCGAGAAGGGGCGCATCTCCCTGGGGCTCAAGCAGATGAAGCCCGATCCCTGGTTCGAGATCGCGGCGAACTACCCCGAAGGCGCGCGTGCCAAGGGGCGGGTGACCAACATCACGAAATACGGCGCATTCGTCGAGCTCGAGGAGGGGGTCGAGGGATTGCTCCACGTCTCCGAGATGTCCTGGGGCAAGCGGCTCAAGGAACCGTCCGAGATCATGAAGGCGGGCGACGTCATCGAGGTCGTCGTCCTCAAGGTCGAGACCGAGAACCGGAAGATCTCGCTGGGCTACCGGCAGCTCCTGCCCAACCCGTGGGATGAACTGCGCGCCCTCCACCCCGAAGGGTCGGTCGTCGACGGCGTCGTCAAGAACATCACCGATTTCGGCGTATTCGTCGACATCGGGGGCGAGATCGACGGCCTGATCCACATCTCCGACCTGTCGTGGAACCAGCGGATCAAGCATCCATCCGAAGTCGTCAAGAAGGGCGACAAGGTGACCGCCAAGGTCGTCAAGGTCGACCGGGAGAACCAGAAGTTCTCGCTCGGTCTCAAGCAGTTGACCGCCGATCCCTGGTCCGAGCTCGAATCGCGCCTGCACAAGGGCGTTGCGGTGACCGGCAAGGTGACCCGCGTCGCGGACTTCGGCGTGTTCGTCGAGGTCGGCAACGGCTTCGAGGGCCTGGTCCACATCTCCGAGCTTTCCCGCGAAAAGGTCGAGAGCGCCGCGGCCTTCTGCCACGAGGGCGAGGAAGTCACCGCCGTCGTGCTCGGCCTCGACCGGGCCAACAAGAAGATCTCTCTCAGCATCCGCGCCTACCAGGACGAGGCCGACCGGAAGAGCATGGAAAGCTACATGCACAACGCGAATCGCGAACCCGAGGGGCCGACCGCGCTCGGGGAGGCGCTTCGGGCCAAGCTGAAGCTCAACGGAGAATGAACACCGGGGGGCTCTACGGCGACGTGTCCCACTTCAAGGGCGGGGCGCGCAAAAGCCCGTTCTTTCGGGGCTGCCTGATGATCGGTCTGGTGCTCGGGGTCTTCCTTCTCCTGCTCGGGATTCTCTCCCAGGTCGACGAGGGGACGCTCCAGCGAGGCGACAAGGTGGCGGTGCTGCCCATCACCGGGTTGATCGCCGACTCCGAGTCCGTGATCGAGCAGCTCAAGAAATACGCGAAAGACGAGAACGTCAAAGCCATCGTCATCCGGATCAACTCGCCGGGCGGCGGGGTTGGCCCTTCCCAGGAAATCTACGAAGAGGTTCGCAAGCTCCGGGGCAAGAAGGTGGTCGTCACGTCGATGGGGGCGCTGGCAGCGTCCGGCGGCTATTACATCGCCTGCGCCACGCAGAAGATCTATGCGAACCCGGGGACGATCACCGGCTCCATCGGCGTCATCATGCCGTTCGTCAACCTCGAGGAGCTCGCCCATAAGCTCGGCGTCCGGGGGATGGAGGTCAAGAGCGGCCGCTTCAAGGACACCGGATCCTCGATGCGCTCCATGAATCCCGAAGAAAAGGCGCTGCTCCAGGGGGTCGTCGACAACACCCATCGCCAGTTCGTCGCGGCGGTCGCCGAGGGCCGAAAGCAGCCGGCCTCGAAGGTCATGCAGATCGCCGACGGCCGCATCATGTCGGGCGAGCAGGCCAAGGCGCTCGGGCTGGTCGACGCGCTTGGCAACCTCGAGGATGCGGTGGCCGATGCCGGGCGCATGGCCGGAATCAAGGGCGAGCCCCGTGTGATCACGCCCGCCAAGAAAAAGCTGTCATTTGCCGACCTGCTCAAGCAGGAGATCAAGACGCTGATCGACGAGCGCATGTCGGCCGAACCCGTTCACATCGATTATCTGGCGAAATGAGCCTACATAAGGAGTCGAAGGGATGACCAAGAGCGATCTCGTCGAAAAGCTTTCCGAGAAGGTGTCGAACCTGACCAAGAAAGAGTGTGAGGAAATCGTCGACACCGTGTTCGAAAACATGAAGAAGGCGCTCCACAAGGGCGAAAAGATCGAGATCCGCGGTTTCGGCAGCTTCACGGTCCGGACGCGGCGGGCCAAGGAAGGCCGCAATCCCAAGACCGGCGACAAGGTGGCAATTCCCGAGAAGCGCATTCCCTTCTTCAAGGTGGGGAAGGAGCTCCGGGAACTGGTCAACTGCTGAAGGACGGCGACGGCATGGAGCGGATGTTTTCACCGTGGCGGATGGCGTACATCCAGAAGGATCAGGGGGGCTGCGGCAACGGACACGGTTGCGTTTTCTGCGTCGAACCGGCCGACCTCGACGATCCCGGCCGGCTGGTACTCGGAATCTACCCTCATACGCTCGCCATCTGCAACCTGTACCCCTACAATAACGGGCATGTCCTTCTCGCGCCGCGCCGGCACGTTTCCGATCTGTCGCTCCTCTCGCGCGAGGAGCTGTCCGAACTCATGTCGCTCGCGGCGATGGCCACCCGCGCGCTCGGCGCAGAGTACGCTCCCGCAGGCTTCAACCTCGGCATGAACCTGGGCAAGGTGGCGGGCGCCGGCATCGCCGACCACCTTCACCTTCACGTTGTCCCCCGATGGAACGGCGACACAAACTTCATGAGCGCCGCCCTGACCACGCGCGTTCTCCCCGAATCGCTGGCCGAGACGCACCTTCGCCTTCAGCCCCTGTTCCGCGACCTCGCGCCGTAAAGGCGCAACCACCCCCCGATGGAATCAACTGGAACCGGAACCATCCTGACGAACCTGACGCCCGCGATGCGCCAGTACGTCGACATCAAGACGCGGTACCGCGACTGCATTCTCTTTTTCCGGATGGGCGACTTCTATGAAATGTTCTTCGAGGATGCCCTCCGCGCCTCCCGGCTTCTCGACATCGCGCTCACCTCGCGCGACAAGGAGTCGAGCATCCCGATGTGCGGCTTCCCGTGGCACGCCCGCACCGCCCAGCTTTCCAAGCTGATCCGGCAGGGATGCAAGGTGGCGATCTGCGAGCAGATCGAGGAGCCGGGCGGGAAGGGGCTTTTCAGGCGAGAGGTGACCGAGGTCGTTACGCCGGGGCTTGTTTTCAACGACGAGTGCCTCGACGCCCGCGGCAACAATTTTCTCGTGTCGGCGCGTTTCCGGGAGCCGTTTGCCTACGCGGCGCTCGACGCGACGACCGGCGAGTTTTTCCACGAGGCGTGCGAGACGGCTCAGGCGCTGGCCGATGCCCTCTACCGGATCGAGGCCGCCGAGTTCATCTACATCGAAGGCGACGACGACCCGTCCTCGGCCCGGTTCCGACGCATCCTGGGAGAGAAACTCTCGACGGGGCTCTCCCGCGCGGAGGTTGCCTCGTTCCGCGTTCCTCCCGCCATCTCCGGCATTCCGCCCGAGGGGCACCCGGCGCACGACGTCGTGCTCGCGGCGCTCTACTACCTCCATCTCCATCAGCCGGCCGCGCTGGCCGAGATCGCGCGCGTCGGCGAACGGGAGGGGAGCCGCTACCTCGCCATCGACGAGACCGCGGTCCGGACGCTCGAACTCTTTTCGACGTTGTCGGGCGAACGCCGCGGCGGCCTGCTGTGGGCGATCGACCGCACCGCGACGCCGATGGGCGCCCGCTTGCTGCGCAGCTGGCTCTCGATGCCGCTGGTCGATCCCAAGAAGATCGCGGCGCGCCACGATGCCGTCGCCGCACTGGTCGAGGGAGTTCCCGCGCGCGCGTCGCTTCAGCAGCAGCTGAAGGGGATGGGCGACCTCCAGCGCCTGGCGTCCCGGCTGGCGCAGGACCGGTCGGGGCCGCGCGACCTGGCAGCGCTGCGCGACGCGCTGGACACGCTTCCCGCGATCGTCGAGGCGCTTGCGCCCCTTTCCTCCGACCTGTTGTCGTCGCTGCGCAACCGGATGGGCGATCACGCGGAGACCGTCGCCCTGATCGAAAACGCGCTGGCCGACGAGCCGCCGATGGGCTACCGGGACGGCGGCATCTTCCGGGCGGGCTACGATGCCCGGATCGACGAGTTGGCCCACCTGCTGACGCACGGCAAGGCGATGCTCGACGAGATGGAAGCGCGCGAGCGCGCCCGCACCGGCATCGGCAACCTCAAGATCCGCTACAACCGGGTCTTCGGGTACTACATCGAGATCTCCAAGTCCAATCTCGACCGGGCGCCCTCCGATTACATCCGGAAGCAGACGCTCGTCAACGCAGAGCGGTTCATCACGCCCGAGCTCAAGGAATTCGAGGGAAAGGTGCTCCAGGCCCAGGAGGGGCGGTCGGCGCTCGAGGAAGAGCTGTTCCTCGAGTTGCGAGGGAAGCTCAAGCCGTTCCTGCCGGCGGTCTACGACGCGGCCGAAGCCGTCTCGGCGCTCGACGTTCTGCTTTCATTCGCCGCCAAGGCGGTCGAGTCGGGCTACAACCGTCCCGAGGTGACCATGGGGCGCGGCATTCTCATCGAGAACGGCCGCCACCCCGTCGTCGAAAGCATCCTCGACTCG from Candidatus Deferrimicrobiaceae bacterium harbors:
- the ispH gene encoding 4-hydroxy-3-methylbut-2-enyl diphosphate reductase; the protein is MKQILIARSAGFCFGVKRAISIANETATKGVSEGESGCGQTIRSLGPLIHNPQVVEELEKKGVRVVETVDDVDGGKVIVRSHGITRSDRAALDAKGVGIIDATCPFVNKAQEHARQLSSEGYAVIVVGDANHPEVKSIISYIAPGVPILTNLAELREGTGIRKAGIVAQTTQSFENLMQFVSAALKVFPEVRVFNTICNATVLRQKESTAVAEKADVMVVLGGYNSANTCRLAEICREINPRTHHVETADELPAGFLENVSTVGVTAGASTPQWIIEALIARIRELWAGESIRVEHYQ
- a CDS encoding 30S ribosomal protein S1 produces the protein MNENPTKPEVSEDPAEADFATLWEESIEVPEEGHLIHGVVIKILKEYVAVDINRKSEGMLPISDIPPEELEGLKPGERIDVMVERYDGQQGFVLLSRTKVLKLRVWDDLQKAFDEGTPVDGVLVAKVKGGYTVDIGVKTFLPGSQVDLRPVKDTENVVGLKGKFKILKFSRKKANVVVSRRAWLEQEREGLRAGLLDHMKEGDIVEARVKNITDYGMFMDLGGLDGLMHITDMSYGKVSHPSELFKVGDALTVKVIRFDREKGRISLGLKQMKPDPWFEIAANYPEGARAKGRVTNITKYGAFVELEEGVEGLLHVSEMSWGKRLKEPSEIMKAGDVIEVVVLKVETENRKISLGYRQLLPNPWDELRALHPEGSVVDGVVKNITDFGVFVDIGGEIDGLIHISDLSWNQRIKHPSEVVKKGDKVTAKVVKVDRENQKFSLGLKQLTADPWSELESRLHKGVAVTGKVTRVADFGVFVEVGNGFEGLVHISELSREKVESAAAFCHEGEEVTAVVLGLDRANKKISLSIRAYQDEADRKSMESYMHNANREPEGPTALGEALRAKLKLNGE
- the sppA gene encoding signal peptide peptidase SppA, with amino-acid sequence MNTGGLYGDVSHFKGGARKSPFFRGCLMIGLVLGVFLLLLGILSQVDEGTLQRGDKVAVLPITGLIADSESVIEQLKKYAKDENVKAIVIRINSPGGGVGPSQEIYEEVRKLRGKKVVVTSMGALAASGGYYIACATQKIYANPGTITGSIGVIMPFVNLEELAHKLGVRGMEVKSGRFKDTGSSMRSMNPEEKALLQGVVDNTHRQFVAAVAEGRKQPASKVMQIADGRIMSGEQAKALGLVDALGNLEDAVADAGRMAGIKGEPRVITPAKKKLSFADLLKQEIKTLIDERMSAEPVHIDYLAK
- a CDS encoding integration host factor subunit beta, giving the protein MTKSDLVEKLSEKVSNLTKKECEEIVDTVFENMKKALHKGEKIEIRGFGSFTVRTRRAKEGRNPKTGDKVAIPEKRIPFFKVGKELRELVNC
- a CDS encoding HIT domain-containing protein; protein product: MERMFSPWRMAYIQKDQGGCGNGHGCVFCVEPADLDDPGRLVLGIYPHTLAICNLYPYNNGHVLLAPRRHVSDLSLLSREELSELMSLAAMATRALGAEYAPAGFNLGMNLGKVAGAGIADHLHLHVVPRWNGDTNFMSAALTTRVLPESLAETHLRLQPLFRDLAP
- the mutS gene encoding DNA mismatch repair protein MutS, yielding MESTGTGTILTNLTPAMRQYVDIKTRYRDCILFFRMGDFYEMFFEDALRASRLLDIALTSRDKESSIPMCGFPWHARTAQLSKLIRQGCKVAICEQIEEPGGKGLFRREVTEVVTPGLVFNDECLDARGNNFLVSARFREPFAYAALDATTGEFFHEACETAQALADALYRIEAAEFIYIEGDDDPSSARFRRILGEKLSTGLSRAEVASFRVPPAISGIPPEGHPAHDVVLAALYYLHLHQPAALAEIARVGEREGSRYLAIDETAVRTLELFSTLSGERRGGLLWAIDRTATPMGARLLRSWLSMPLVDPKKIAARHDAVAALVEGVPARASLQQQLKGMGDLQRLASRLAQDRSGPRDLAALRDALDTLPAIVEALAPLSSDLLSSLRNRMGDHAETVALIENALADEPPMGYRDGGIFRAGYDARIDELAHLLTHGKAMLDEMEARERARTGIGNLKIRYNRVFGYYIEISKSNLDRAPSDYIRKQTLVNAERFITPELKEFEGKVLQAQEGRSALEEELFLELRGKLKPFLPAVYDAAEAVSALDVLLSFAAKAVESGYNRPEVTMGRGILIENGRHPVVESILDSLAFVPNDTWLSPDETQVAIITGPNMAGKSTYIRQVALIALMAHAGSFVPAERAEIGVIDRIHTRIGASDDLSRGESTFMVEMRETARILSGLTDRTLVVLDEVGRGTSTFDGLSIAWAVAEHLHNCPQRPKVLFATHYHELTDIVQTCPRAANFHVAVREWQGDIIFLRRIDAGSASKSYGIQVAKLAGLPDEVVSRARDILKNLESAEYNEYGQPSIAGPGRPGDRASAQMELFSQRRPGSRDEDAVVEEIRSIDAERLSPFDALLRLVAWKERLLKGQS